From Felis catus isolate Fca126 chromosome B4, F.catus_Fca126_mat1.0, whole genome shotgun sequence:
AAGATTACGATGAATACAGATAGCAACTTGGTGCCACTGCTTTGATTCATGCTAAGAGTCCAGCAGTTTTACCCATCCTTGCCTCTGTACCACCACCGCAAGGGTTAATAcagcaaaaaagacaaataacatctTAATATGACTGTGAAAATAGTTTGGACCTCACAGAGTCCCTTAAAGGGtctcagggaccccccccccccagggttaTTCAGATCACACTCTGAAAACCACTACTCTAAATTATCCAAACACTAATCACTTTAAGAATTTCCTTGTAAACAATGAAGCCCCTTGAGTACTCTAACCCAAGATATAAGGaggaaaaccaaccaaccaacctcCTAGAATAAGGAGTCTCTCTGAACAAGAACTCAGTGGTAGCTGGAAAGGCTCCTCAGACAGGTAGGGAGGCTTGGGAACTCtgaatttctgaaaaatgaacTGACTTTTATGGTCcccaatttttttctcccattcctaCACCAAGAGTAGTAGAATCTGTGACAAATTTCAAATTAGAAGACAGAAAGCAAATATGACAACAATAATACTGAAAAGATTTTTATCAGATAATTGGggtttattttagatttcttcaGAATATAAATCATAGCaatttacttccattttatagaagCTGAAATAATTAATCTTTTTAACAGTCAGATCCTGACCATATTACTGCGTTCAGAAATACCTAGCGCAGCCCTTGTATAAAATGAGACGCTCAGTAAACACTGCTGAACATCAAAGTAGTTGAAATGAGTTAAGAACACAGGTCACCAGAAACCTAGTAcaactctttcttctttctaaaatctTTTTCATTGTTCCATAAGATAACATCTCTCACAAACGTTGAGAGCTATTACAACTTATCCTGAGAAAATATAACATTACCTGTTATACTTTAAATTCTACCTAAAAGTTTGCTATGGACTTGGGTGTTTTATATGCTTTCATTTAGGTCACGcttcaaaatcaaaacaaatagcTCTATCATTCTCATTTTTTAGTATGTGCCACCTGAGGTAGGCAGTGATTTCCATTCCTATATGAAGTGGCAAGAAGATACTACTCTAACTCAATCATCATACACTGACTGCACTACCCTTAACACACTATactaaatatttcactttctctGATGCTTTAGATTGGTTCTCAATTTCTTAAAGTTTCTTAGGTTTATATGTGAGACACTTATTGCCTTATAAGTACTTGATGATGAAGATATAAAGATGAAGGAGACTGTTTAGTGCCTTTCATAGTAATTTGTCAccacaactttttcttttttaaatgtttcctgtcAGTTTGACATTTATCACTGCTTCTCTCACAAAAGTACAATGCAGAAAACTTCAAGTGCTTGAACTATCTAGTTATTTAGATTCtggataaaaaaaagagatttatcaAATTTAAACTAATTAAGGTCAGCAAGCACAAAACCGAAATCCAAACACAGAAATGGCATAAATTTAAAGACTATAACTGATCAAAATTTAGGAACTAAAGCTACTTCATatcatgtttcattttaaaatactactATGATTATAACCTCATTTCACTGCATAGTTATTCTGCAGAAAAACGTGACCTACCAAGGATATAGCCAAAGACATTGGGTCTTCTGTTGAAATATAAAAGATTTGAACTCAGaatcttaaaagataaaattgtcAGTAAAGACTCTGGAGGGAGACCATGGGCTCCGCCTTCTctggaggtttaaaaaaaaaaagacttttcaaaTGTCTGGAATGCCTTAGACTTGGCCTCACATTTGGCGACTTCGAGACAGAATCAGTTCAAAGGTCAGTCTGACCCAAGCAATTCAAGTCCCGTAGGTCAGTCACGCAGACAAGTCATTAGCAAACTGCATCTTCAGCTCTGCTGCTATCCAGTCCCTGCTTTGATAATCGCCAACCTTACCCCTGAAATTACCCTAAGTGCTAATTAACATGTCAGTTGTAGAGAATTATTTCTTCCAACTCCTGAAACTTCTGCTTCTCTCTAGTGTTCTGCAACCCTTTAATcctgtttttctaacattaccagAGAGGGAAGTATTTTGTGGTGCAATCAATATCTGCCCTATTAACAATTCCCTGTTCCACTGTTCTATCCAAACAGGGATTCCACTCTGAATTTCAGAAAGTGGTTGGAAAATAACAGGTAACAGAGAAATTAGAGCTCTTAGATTTAATTTAGggccaaaatcaaaagagaagatacaattcagagagaggaaggaagaagctgAGAGGGTCGTAGTGTAGAACACTTACTTTTAGGAACAGAGTGTCCCTTAGACTTCTGGTGAGTTGCCCAGAGCCTCTTCAGTTTCAATCCAAATGACAATGCTTCTCTGAGTCCTCCTCAAGTAATGTTTCCACCACTAAAAATTGGATCTACAAGAGCTCAGATGTACTGGTAAAAAATATCAGGGGCCCCCTTGTGGGCCTCAAGCCTCTTTTAAACTAGGCCCACTTCTCTGTCCTGGGCCAACTCCCCTGTGCACTATATTCCTTCTTCTTCCAGGTGCCAGGTATTCagcctgtttcttctcttctgagCTGCCACCACCTACTCTATTTCTCAGGGTTCCTCTAACCCCAAGACTGGCTGTGGAGTAGGACAACAGCTTCCCCCCTTCCTTGCTGTCCCTGCAAATAAACATATAGGCTCTTCTAGTTTCAGTATTTTTTCTAATGGCTACAAGAAAATAGAGAGGgaacaacaaaaagcaacaatATCGTACCAGAGATTAAGATTATAGTAAATGTCTCCACTTTAAAGTTCCTGCCTCCAAAAACCACGTTTTCTAAAAACTGCTTGAGTGTTTTAAGAAGTACA
This genomic window contains:
- the YAF2 gene encoding YY1-associated factor 2 isoform X6; translated protein: MGDKKSPTRPKRQPKPSSDEGYWDCSVCTFRNSAEAFKCMMCDVRKGTSTRDSKEGGKLLSYSTASLGVRGTLRNRVGGGSSEEKKQAEYLAPGRRRNIVHRGVGPGQRSGPSLKEA